The proteins below come from a single Streptomyces sp. SCSIO 75703 genomic window:
- a CDS encoding ROK family transcriptional regulator, producing the protein MGGLTGGDPSLLRRINSAVVLHALRATDCATLTEITRVTGLSRPTVEGVVEGLIAAGLVVEKAADEGAARRQGRPARRFRFRAEAGHLLGLEIGPHRVAALLSGLDGRVIGAQAKEVDETASADERLERLRAAIAELLRRAGVARGSLRAVGAATPGIVEADGTVRLSTALPEWTGLRLGERLGRSFKCPVLVENDANAAAVAEHWKGSATECDDMVFVLAGLSPGAGALIGGRLHRGFGGAAGEIGALHLLGRGVTPETLLSTTDQPLDPLDEQAVAVVFRQAREGDLRARAAVDRFIQRLVHDVAALVLALDPELVVIGGWAAGLDGVLEPLRRELARYCLRPPKVTLSLLGEAAVATGALRLALDHVEGQLFAVEGVTARR; encoded by the coding sequence GTGGGCGGGCTGACCGGTGGCGACCCCTCGCTGCTGCGGAGGATCAACTCCGCGGTGGTGCTGCACGCGCTGCGTGCCACGGACTGCGCGACACTGACCGAGATCACCCGGGTGACGGGGCTGTCCCGGCCCACCGTCGAGGGCGTGGTCGAAGGGCTCATCGCGGCCGGCCTCGTCGTCGAGAAGGCGGCCGACGAGGGCGCGGCCCGCCGGCAGGGACGTCCCGCGCGCAGGTTCCGGTTCCGGGCCGAGGCGGGGCACCTGCTGGGCCTGGAGATCGGCCCGCACCGGGTCGCCGCGCTCCTGTCCGGCCTCGACGGGCGGGTGATCGGCGCCCAGGCCAAGGAGGTCGACGAGACCGCCTCCGCCGACGAACGGCTGGAGCGGCTGCGCGCCGCCATCGCCGAACTGCTGCGCCGGGCCGGTGTGGCGCGCGGTTCGCTGCGCGCCGTGGGGGCGGCGACGCCCGGCATCGTCGAGGCGGACGGCACCGTGCGGCTGAGCACCGCCCTGCCCGAGTGGACGGGGCTGCGCCTCGGCGAACGGCTGGGGCGTTCCTTCAAGTGCCCGGTGCTGGTGGAGAACGACGCGAACGCGGCGGCGGTGGCCGAGCACTGGAAGGGCTCGGCCACCGAGTGCGACGACATGGTGTTCGTCCTGGCGGGGCTCAGCCCCGGGGCCGGCGCGCTGATCGGCGGGCGGCTGCACCGGGGCTTCGGCGGGGCGGCCGGCGAGATCGGCGCGCTGCACCTGCTGGGCCGGGGCGTGACGCCCGAGACGCTGCTGTCCACGACCGACCAGCCGCTGGACCCGCTGGACGAGCAGGCCGTGGCGGTGGTGTTCCGGCAGGCCCGGGAGGGCGACCTGCGGGCCCGTGCCGCCGTCGACCGCTTCATCCAGCGGCTGGTGCACGACGTGGCGGCGCTGGTGCTGGCCCTCGATCCGGAACTGGTCGTCATCGGCGGCTGGGCGGCCGGGCTGGACGGTGTGCTGGAGCCGCTGCGCCGCGAGCTGGCCCGCTACTGTCTGCGTCCGCCGAAGGTGACTCTGTCGCTGCTCGGCGAGGCCGCGGTGGCCACCGGGGCGCTGCGACTGGCCCTCGATCACGTGGAGGGGCAACTGTTCGCGGTGGAGGGCGTCACCGCACGCCGCTGA